The Prosthecobacter algae genome has a segment encoding these proteins:
- a CDS encoding discoidin domain-containing protein — MKHTTLALAAIAALSTSVSAQEMEEIKIEFPKPMFIGTPVPAKLPNLEQPDPSKIIKSFQAPKGTVNLAKDKEVTSSDPAPIIGELTLVTDGDADGSDGCFVELAPGPQWVQIDLGAPTSINKIATWHYHKQAQAYVDVVIQVSDDKEFKTGVTTLFNSDHDDTLKMGAGADPAYIETNHGRVIDGKNTKAQYVRLYSNGNTSNEMNHYCEVAVYGVPGK; from the coding sequence ATGAAACACACGACCCTCGCCCTCGCTGCCATCGCAGCCCTCAGCACTTCTGTCTCCGCTCAGGAAATGGAAGAGATCAAAATCGAATTCCCAAAACCGATGTTCATCGGCACTCCGGTCCCGGCCAAACTGCCGAACCTCGAGCAGCCTGATCCATCCAAGATCATCAAGTCCTTCCAGGCCCCTAAAGGCACGGTCAATCTGGCCAAGGACAAGGAAGTGACTTCCAGCGATCCGGCCCCGATCATCGGTGAGCTCACCCTCGTGACCGATGGCGATGCCGACGGTTCCGACGGCTGCTTCGTCGAACTCGCCCCTGGTCCTCAGTGGGTGCAGATCGACCTCGGTGCTCCGACCTCGATCAACAAGATCGCCACCTGGCACTACCATAAGCAGGCTCAGGCCTATGTGGACGTGGTCATTCAGGTTTCCGACGACAAAGAGTTCAAGACCGGTGTCACCACCCTCTTCAACTCTGACCATGACGACACCCTGAAGATGGGCGCCGGTGCAGATCCTGCTTACATCGAAACCAACCATGGTCGCGTGATCGATGGCAAAAACACCAAGGCCCAGTACGTCCGCCTTTACAGCAATGGCAACACCTCCAACGAGATGAACCACTACTGCGAAGTCGCCGTGTATGGCGTTCCTGGGAAGTAA
- a CDS encoding 2-oxo acid dehydrogenase subunit E2 gives MPTIPILMPQLGESIAEATIVRILIEPGQQIDAGTDIFEVETNKATMAVSSPCAGHVSAITAQVQKSYAVGSNLASFDVSDEDALSMGFTESPAPAQSAPPNSMPSADSLHFQFNEEDNITGYQPKVEPVVGGALPVPAGATGASYISPRMRARMNELGLNASDLAGIAGTGAGGRVTVEDFENFLRGLEQHRLTPASPMRIAVADSMRRSWSRPLATVGSPVILDAILSHRKRTNPKPGPALYIIRALALALAENTAVAGRLIGSRIVHPRAIDIGFAVEVDDGVLVPVLREVEKTPLVQLVPTYNKLVEQARARRLPMDVNRPGIATVTNFGTFGIVWATPIPLPEQNLVLGLGAGSKVPRWSEEVKQFIPVTEAELTLSFDHRILDGGGAGRLLARVAQLLQEPEKL, from the coding sequence ATGCCGACCATTCCAATCCTGATGCCCCAGTTGGGCGAGTCCATTGCCGAGGCCACCATCGTTCGCATTTTGATCGAACCAGGCCAGCAGATCGATGCCGGCACGGACATCTTTGAGGTGGAAACGAACAAGGCCACCATGGCTGTCAGCAGCCCCTGTGCAGGCCATGTTTCGGCCATCACTGCCCAGGTGCAGAAAAGCTACGCCGTGGGCTCCAATCTTGCCTCCTTCGATGTTTCGGATGAAGACGCCCTTTCCATGGGGTTCACCGAATCCCCAGCCCCTGCACAATCGGCCCCGCCCAACAGCATGCCGAGCGCAGATTCGCTGCACTTCCAGTTCAACGAAGAGGACAACATCACCGGTTATCAGCCAAAGGTCGAGCCCGTCGTCGGGGGTGCCCTGCCCGTGCCCGCCGGGGCCACAGGGGCCAGCTACATCTCGCCACGGATGCGCGCCCGCATGAATGAACTGGGCCTGAATGCCTCCGACCTCGCAGGCATCGCCGGTACGGGTGCTGGTGGCCGCGTCACCGTCGAAGACTTTGAAAACTTCCTGCGCGGCCTGGAGCAGCACCGCCTCACTCCGGCTTCGCCCATGCGCATCGCAGTGGCGGATTCCATGCGCCGCAGTTGGAGCCGCCCCCTAGCCACGGTGGGCAGCCCAGTGATTCTCGACGCCATCCTCTCTCACCGCAAACGCACCAACCCAAAGCCGGGTCCCGCGCTGTACATCATCCGTGCCCTGGCGCTCGCCCTGGCGGAAAACACGGCCGTCGCCGGCCGTCTCATCGGCAGCCGCATCGTGCACCCGCGTGCCATTGACATCGGCTTTGCTGTGGAGGTGGATGATGGGGTGCTTGTCCCCGTTCTGCGCGAGGTGGAAAAGACCCCGCTGGTGCAATTGGTGCCCACATATAATAAGCTGGTGGAGCAGGCCCGCGCCCGCCGCCTGCCCATGGATGTCAACCGTCCTGGCATCGCCACCGTGACGAACTTCGGCACCTTCGGCATCGTCTGGGCCACCCCCATTCCCCTGCCCGAACAGAATCTCGTACTCGGCCTCGGTGCTGGCAGCAAGGTGCCACGCTGGAGCGAGGAGGTGAAGCAGTTCATCCCCGTCACTGAGGCGGAGCTGACCCTCAGCTTTGACCACCGCATCCTCGATGGTGGCGGTGCAGGCCGCCTGCTGGCACGCGTGGCCCAGCTCCTCCAGGAACCTGAGAAGCTGTGA
- a CDS encoding DUF6580 family putative transport protein, with protein MKSDSRAPAPLLWVPLLLVLLALGLKWMKLNSDGMSLLPNFSPWMALAFTGTLVFPRGTIPWWAWPLMLVGIDFAAMGGQFLAMGAGHPEVYLMYVLYGVAAWAANQMRGQAGILQTLLGATACSLVFYVVTNVLSWWTMHEYSKSLEGLVQALTTGLPGFPPTWVFLRNSLLSDLGFSALLLIAFNAEAKVRSAPTLRWATVAA; from the coding sequence ATGAAGTCTGATTCCCGTGCTCCTGCCCCCCTTCTTTGGGTGCCCCTGCTGCTTGTCCTGCTCGCCCTCGGCCTGAAATGGATGAAGCTGAATTCGGACGGCATGAGCCTGCTGCCAAATTTCTCCCCCTGGATGGCCCTCGCCTTCACCGGCACGCTGGTCTTCCCGCGCGGCACCATCCCCTGGTGGGCTTGGCCGCTGATGCTGGTGGGCATCGACTTCGCCGCCATGGGCGGACAGTTCCTGGCCATGGGTGCAGGCCATCCTGAAGTTTACCTCATGTATGTCCTTTACGGAGTGGCGGCCTGGGCTGCCAACCAGATGCGGGGTCAGGCCGGTATCCTCCAGACCTTGCTGGGTGCCACCGCCTGCAGCCTGGTCTTTTACGTCGTCACCAATGTCCTGTCCTGGTGGACGATGCATGAGTACAGCAAGAGCCTTGAGGGCCTTGTCCAGGCACTGACGACCGGCCTTCCTGGTTTCCCGCCCACCTGGGTCTTTCTGCGCAATTCCCTGCTGAGTGATCTGGGCTTCAGCGCCCTGCTCCTGATCGCCTTCAATGCCGAGGCCAAGGTGCGCTCGGCCCCGACCCTTCGCTGGGCCACAGTTGCTGCCTAA
- a CDS encoding ABC transporter ATP-binding protein — translation MSEVVAPYAARVRGLNKSFGDGASRLHVLKDVDMDVRQGDITMLIGPSGCGKTTLISILAGTLKPDATTQELNVLGQDLQKMTSGSITRFRAQNIGFIFQAFNLIPTLSLAENVSVPLLIRGVRSGVAEKRAREVLALVGLGDRAKSRPNQLSGGQQQRVAIARALVHEPRLIICDEPTAALDAKNGQLVMELFENVARSPERAVLIVTHDNRIFPHANRIASMDDGRIVEVHDIDASHPLPENLRHGFHQ, via the coding sequence ATGTCTGAAGTTGTTGCCCCATATGCCGCCCGGGTGCGCGGATTGAACAAGTCCTTTGGCGACGGGGCCTCGCGCCTGCACGTGCTGAAGGATGTAGACATGGACGTGAGGCAAGGGGACATCACCATGCTCATAGGTCCCTCAGGCTGTGGCAAAACGACCCTCATCAGCATCCTTGCCGGCACATTGAAGCCCGATGCCACGACTCAGGAACTGAACGTGCTAGGGCAGGATCTGCAAAAGATGACCAGCGGTTCCATCACCCGCTTCCGCGCCCAAAACATCGGCTTCATTTTCCAGGCCTTCAATCTCATCCCCACGCTCAGCCTGGCAGAAAACGTCAGCGTGCCTTTGCTCATCCGGGGCGTGCGATCCGGCGTGGCGGAAAAAAGGGCGCGTGAGGTGCTGGCGCTGGTCGGCCTGGGAGATCGGGCCAAGAGCCGGCCTAACCAACTTTCAGGTGGTCAGCAGCAGCGTGTGGCCATCGCCCGCGCCCTGGTGCATGAGCCGCGCCTGATCATCTGCGATGAGCCGACGGCCGCGCTGGATGCGAAGAACGGGCAGCTCGTGATGGAGCTGTTCGAAAACGTGGCGCGCAGCCCGGAGCGTGCGGTCCTGATCGTCACGCACGACAACCGCATTTTTCCTCACGCTAACCGCATCGCCTCCATGGACGATGGGCGGATCGTGGAAGTTCACGACATTGATGCCAGTCATCCGCTGCCGGAAAATCTCCGGCATGGGTTTCACCAGTAA
- a CDS encoding ABC transporter permease: MLRLALKMLFGDTGKYLMLVAGLVFATFLMAQQTAVFCGLMSWTTATLKNVPAPIWVVEGRVEQVNETNPLLDTDVARVRSVDSVAWASPLYSGIQRVRLENGNFKIIQLIGIDATTLAGAPVKLLEGRLEDLRLPHAVIIDDLGVNRLSKEKGGKVKLGDIFEINDQEARVVGIADTMQNFSGGPYVWTTYERALQYTPPQRKMLSAVIAAPREGISEAQCVADIERETGLKGYLNKGFNWNDFTAEKPPAIQDFNTTTVAWYIRNTGIPISFGITVVVGFIVGTAISCQTFYSFVLENMKHLGALKAMGASTWTLCMMLLTQAITVGLIGYGIGMFFTAGFAKGALANEQPPFYMPEAVPPVVLGVIVVICMLSALLGIWRVARLEPAMVFRG; encoded by the coding sequence ATGCTGCGTCTCGCCCTCAAAATGCTGTTTGGTGACACTGGCAAGTACCTCATGCTGGTGGCTGGCCTGGTGTTTGCCACCTTTCTGATGGCGCAGCAGACGGCGGTTTTTTGCGGCCTGATGAGCTGGACCACAGCGACCCTGAAAAACGTGCCCGCACCCATCTGGGTGGTGGAGGGCAGGGTGGAGCAGGTGAATGAAACCAACCCCCTGCTGGATACCGATGTGGCCCGGGTGCGCAGTGTGGATAGCGTGGCGTGGGCTTCACCGCTCTATTCCGGCATCCAGCGCGTGCGCCTGGAGAACGGCAATTTTAAGATCATCCAACTCATTGGCATCGATGCCACCACACTGGCGGGGGCACCGGTGAAGTTGCTGGAAGGTCGGCTAGAAGACCTTCGCCTGCCTCATGCTGTGATTATTGATGACCTCGGGGTGAACCGGCTCTCGAAAGAGAAGGGGGGCAAGGTGAAGCTGGGCGACATTTTTGAGATCAATGACCAGGAGGCCCGCGTGGTGGGCATTGCGGATACCATGCAAAACTTCTCCGGCGGCCCGTATGTGTGGACGACCTACGAGCGCGCGCTGCAATACACGCCACCTCAGCGCAAGATGCTCTCTGCCGTGATTGCCGCCCCGCGTGAAGGCATCAGCGAAGCTCAGTGCGTGGCTGACATTGAGCGTGAAACAGGGCTGAAGGGGTACCTGAACAAAGGTTTTAACTGGAACGACTTCACCGCTGAAAAGCCGCCTGCCATTCAGGATTTCAATACGACAACGGTGGCCTGGTACATTCGCAATACCGGTATCCCCATTAGCTTTGGCATTACGGTGGTGGTGGGATTCATCGTGGGAACCGCCATTTCCTGCCAGACCTTTTACTCCTTCGTTCTGGAGAACATGAAGCATTTGGGCGCGCTGAAAGCCATGGGGGCCTCCACCTGGACTTTGTGCATGATGCTGCTCACGCAGGCAATCACGGTGGGCCTCATCGGTTACGGCATTGGGATGTTCTTCACGGCCGGGTTTGCCAAAGGAGCCCTGGCCAATGAACAGCCACCTTTCTACATGCCTGAGGCCGTGCCACCTGTCGTGCTGGGAGTCATTGTCGTCATCTGCATGCTGTCCGCGCTCCTCGGCATTTGGCGTGTCGCGAGGCTGGAACCGGCAATGGTTTTCCGTGGCTGA
- a CDS encoding YidB family protein, with protein MGLFDSLAKQALGGIFGGSSKQGDMLTGLLNQAGGLGGLMQQFQQAGLGDTFASWVSKDENQPVQPAQLEAALGSDAIKDLAGKLGFDAKMVLPLLSQFLPQIIDRLTPNGSIEDTHPSAEKLQDVLTGVMKSGLGGLFGGRS; from the coding sequence ATGGGACTTTTTGATTCTTTGGCCAAGCAGGCATTGGGCGGTATTTTCGGAGGCAGCAGCAAGCAGGGCGACATGCTCACCGGGTTGCTTAACCAGGCCGGTGGTCTGGGCGGGCTGATGCAGCAATTTCAGCAGGCTGGCCTGGGGGATACCTTTGCTTCCTGGGTCTCCAAAGACGAGAACCAACCCGTGCAGCCTGCCCAACTGGAGGCGGCCCTGGGCAGCGATGCGATCAAGGATCTCGCTGGCAAGCTGGGCTTTGATGCGAAGATGGTGCTGCCGCTGCTCTCGCAGTTCCTCCCGCAGATCATTGATCGGCTGACCCCGAATGGCAGCATTGAGGACACGCATCCCTCCGCTGAAAAGCTGCAGGATGTCCTGACCGGCGTGATGAAAAGCGGTCTGGGCGGCCTGTTCGGCGGTCGTTCCTGA
- a CDS encoding YfbK domain-containing protein, whose translation MKPEQITAWALNELSAEERAQIEALIQEDAEASTQATQTKGFCDFLTAELGDDSLAFTPEQRERLSRADAPAASFPSEATQPASPKQPTFWRRHVFMNLAAAAAVVMGTTLLIRKQMESEGQMAEITPTIRGNLGDHQTPITKASPVPEEPAPVVAAAPAAVGKDAQVGRLLNEGRGKHEMGDYDGASQAYMDALKADPVNSAARQGLEKVEQNRAEYFDTARDHQRARMLNQVNEAWESTAPTTASVAPGQAAATPADAAAPKPAAPVVTGNMTVNGGSLAITGAGALTLQGSTTYTGGVVLSAPSSVTFIAGSEMAGNADVLDGETQTRRSQESYTQIIENALKSVMNEPLSTFSIDVDTASYANVRRFLNQNSAPPRDAVRIEELINYFPTDETGPVAGAKEPFAVKVEMAACPWQPQHRLARIAIKGKQIGQDRQPSNLVFLVDVSGSMAEPNKLPLVQQSLRMLAGQLGENDRVSMVTYANGSQVVLSSTTGQSKGEIVSAIDRLQAGGGTHGSGGLRLAYEQAVAGFIKGGVNRVLLCTDGDFNVGISSPTELESFITEKARSGVFLSVLGYGSGNLKDRTMETLADKGNGNYAYIDSLGEARKVLLEQMNGTLVTIAKDVKIQVEFNPAVIRSYRLIGYENRLLAKEDFNDDTKDAGEIGAGHSVTALYELVPANLPPGAEPLPRVDALKYQQPPATAAAAPAAEPIAAAGTTDEALTVKLRYKEPEGSTSSLIEVPVKDDSRAMETASGEFKFTTAVAGFGLLLRQSSYAGQLTWDQVRQLALEGKGTDALGYRGEFLQLIEKARGVSR comes from the coding sequence ATGAAACCGGAACAAATCACCGCCTGGGCCCTGAACGAACTCAGCGCCGAAGAGCGCGCCCAGATCGAGGCACTGATCCAGGAAGATGCCGAGGCCAGCACACAGGCCACCCAGACCAAGGGCTTCTGCGACTTCCTCACGGCTGAACTCGGCGACGACTCACTCGCCTTCACCCCAGAACAACGCGAGCGGCTGAGCCGTGCCGATGCTCCTGCTGCTTCGTTTCCCAGTGAAGCGACCCAGCCCGCATCACCGAAACAGCCGACGTTTTGGAGACGCCATGTCTTCATGAATCTGGCTGCCGCTGCCGCCGTGGTGATGGGCACGACCCTGCTCATCCGCAAGCAGATGGAGAGCGAAGGCCAGATGGCCGAGATCACGCCGACCATTCGTGGGAACCTAGGCGATCATCAAACCCCCATCACAAAGGCGAGTCCTGTGCCCGAGGAACCAGCCCCGGTGGTGGCTGCGGCCCCAGCGGCGGTCGGCAAAGACGCGCAGGTTGGACGCTTGCTTAACGAAGGCCGAGGCAAGCATGAAATGGGCGATTATGATGGTGCTTCCCAGGCTTACATGGATGCCTTGAAGGCGGACCCTGTGAACAGTGCCGCCCGTCAGGGCCTGGAAAAGGTGGAGCAGAATCGGGCGGAGTACTTTGACACGGCGCGGGACCACCAGCGTGCCCGCATGCTGAACCAAGTGAATGAGGCCTGGGAATCCACCGCACCGACAACCGCCAGTGTGGCACCTGGGCAGGCCGCAGCCACCCCCGCCGATGCTGCAGCCCCTAAACCTGCGGCTCCCGTGGTAACAGGTAACATGACGGTCAATGGTGGTAGCTTGGCCATCACCGGTGCAGGGGCCCTTACCCTTCAAGGCAGCACCACCTACACAGGGGGCGTTGTGTTGTCCGCTCCAAGTTCGGTGACATTCATCGCAGGATCTGAGATGGCTGGAAACGCCGACGTTTTAGACGGCGAAACTCAAACCCGTCGCAGCCAAGAGTCCTACACGCAGATCATCGAAAATGCGCTCAAGAGTGTGATGAACGAGCCTCTTTCCACCTTCTCTATTGATGTGGATACGGCCTCGTATGCGAACGTGAGGCGCTTTCTCAATCAGAACAGTGCCCCACCACGCGATGCGGTCCGCATTGAGGAGTTGATCAATTACTTCCCCACGGATGAAACGGGTCCGGTGGCAGGAGCGAAGGAACCCTTTGCCGTGAAGGTGGAGATGGCCGCCTGCCCGTGGCAGCCCCAGCATCGGCTGGCCCGCATCGCCATCAAGGGTAAGCAGATCGGCCAGGATCGCCAGCCCAGTAATTTGGTCTTTCTGGTGGATGTGTCCGGCTCCATGGCGGAGCCTAACAAACTGCCGCTGGTGCAGCAAAGCCTGCGCATGCTGGCCGGGCAACTGGGTGAAAATGACCGCGTCTCGATGGTGACCTATGCCAATGGCTCGCAAGTGGTCCTGTCTTCGACAACAGGCCAGAGCAAGGGCGAGATTGTATCTGCGATTGACCGGCTCCAGGCTGGCGGTGGCACCCATGGCAGTGGCGGCTTACGCCTCGCGTATGAGCAGGCCGTGGCAGGCTTCATCAAAGGCGGCGTGAATCGAGTGTTGCTGTGCACCGATGGCGACTTCAACGTGGGCATCAGCAGCCCGACAGAGTTGGAATCCTTCATCACGGAGAAAGCTCGCAGCGGTGTCTTTCTCAGCGTGCTGGGCTATGGCTCCGGCAACCTGAAGGATCGCACCATGGAAACCCTGGCTGACAAGGGCAATGGCAACTACGCCTATATCGACAGCCTGGGCGAGGCCCGCAAGGTGCTGTTGGAGCAGATGAACGGCACGCTGGTCACCATCGCCAAGGATGTGAAGATCCAGGTGGAGTTCAATCCGGCGGTCATCCGCAGCTACCGCCTCATTGGTTATGAGAATCGTTTGTTAGCCAAGGAAGACTTCAATGACGACACCAAGGATGCCGGGGAGATCGGCGCTGGGCACAGTGTCACCGCGCTGTATGAACTGGTGCCTGCGAACCTGCCTCCAGGTGCGGAGCCTCTTCCTCGGGTGGATGCGCTGAAGTATCAGCAGCCGCCTGCTACTGCTGCTGCCGCACCTGCGGCAGAACCCATCGCCGCTGCTGGAACGACAGACGAAGCCCTCACGGTGAAGCTGCGCTACAAGGAACCCGAAGGCAGCACCAGCAGCCTCATCGAAGTACCAGTGAAGGATGATTCACGGGCGATGGAAACGGCCAGCGGCGAGTTCAAGTTCACCACGGCCGTGGCCGGGTTTGGCCTGCTGCTGCGCCAGTCTTCCTATGCGGGCCAGCTCACCTGGGACCAGGTGCGCCAGCTTGCCCTGGAGGGGAAAGGGACGGATGCTTTGGGTTACCGTGGCGAGTTCCTCCAGCTCATCGAGAAGGCGAGGGGAGTGAGCCGCTAG
- a CDS encoding sigma-70 family RNA polymerase sigma factor, which translates to MNDTHRLFLDTLSRYERPLLRYAHSFTNDAEEARDVVQDVFIKLSQNLATLDPDRLAPWLFTVCKNRALDHQRKHQRLIVMETQTLDLEASEVPQPGAEMESRETAAALRGFIEELPLRQREAIRLKFIAGLDYKQISDAMQTSIGNVGYLIHHGVLALRLKWQAQEDATPGKPKSALA; encoded by the coding sequence ATGAACGACACCCACCGCCTGTTTCTGGATACGTTGAGCCGCTATGAGAGGCCGCTGCTGCGGTATGCCCACAGCTTTACCAACGACGCTGAAGAGGCACGCGATGTCGTGCAGGACGTGTTTATCAAACTGAGCCAAAACCTCGCCACGCTGGATCCGGACCGGCTGGCGCCCTGGCTCTTCACCGTCTGCAAAAACCGCGCCCTGGATCACCAGCGCAAACACCAACGCCTCATCGTCATGGAAACGCAAACTTTAGACCTGGAAGCCTCCGAGGTCCCCCAGCCCGGAGCGGAAATGGAAAGCCGGGAGACCGCCGCCGCTCTGCGTGGCTTCATCGAAGAACTCCCCCTTCGCCAGCGCGAGGCCATCCGCCTCAAATTCATCGCCGGTCTCGACTACAAACAGATCAGCGACGCCATGCAAACCAGCATCGGCAATGTCGGCTACCTCATTCATCATGGCGTGCTGGCCCTGCGCCTGAAATGGCAGGCCCAGGAAGACGCCACACCGGGCAAACCGAAATCCGCCCTGGCCTAA